Proteins from a genomic interval of Kitasatospora kifunensis:
- a CDS encoding alcohol dehydrogenase codes for MSLSTMKAVEVIEAGKPFTLAELPVPEPGPGQVRLRVRACGVCGGENIVRLGLLGVQLPRVPGHEIAGEVDAVGAGVSTWQPGDRAGIGWHGGSCFVCDPCRQGDFTNCAQGRIVGVSYDGGYAEYVVAPQDALARIPDALSFEEAGPLMCAGITTFNSLRHSGARPGETVAVQGIGGLGHLAVQFADKMGFRTVAINRGREKEKVSRQLGADEYLDSDEGSAGEALAKLGGATAVISTVGHSPAQSDLIQGLAPNGRLIVIAADHVPIQVNPDLLVFGRRGVAGWYSGHAKDSEEAMAFAALKGVRPMVETHPLETAETTFQNMSKAKYRAVLIP; via the coding sequence ATGAGCCTATCCACGATGAAAGCGGTCGAAGTGATCGAGGCGGGCAAGCCCTTCACGCTCGCCGAACTCCCGGTCCCCGAACCGGGCCCAGGCCAGGTCCGCCTGCGGGTGCGCGCGTGCGGCGTGTGCGGCGGCGAGAACATCGTCCGACTCGGGCTGCTGGGTGTGCAACTACCCCGAGTGCCCGGCCACGAGATCGCCGGCGAGGTCGACGCCGTCGGCGCGGGCGTGAGCACCTGGCAGCCCGGCGACCGGGCCGGCATCGGCTGGCACGGCGGCAGCTGCTTCGTCTGCGACCCCTGCCGCCAGGGCGACTTCACCAACTGCGCGCAGGGCCGGATCGTCGGCGTGAGCTACGACGGCGGCTACGCCGAGTACGTGGTGGCGCCACAGGACGCCCTCGCCCGGATCCCCGACGCGCTCTCCTTCGAGGAGGCGGGCCCGCTGATGTGCGCGGGCATCACCACCTTCAACTCGCTGCGCCACAGCGGCGCCCGGCCAGGCGAGACGGTCGCCGTCCAGGGCATCGGCGGCCTTGGCCACCTGGCCGTGCAGTTCGCCGACAAGATGGGCTTCCGCACGGTGGCGATCAACCGCGGCCGGGAGAAGGAGAAGGTCTCCCGCCAACTCGGCGCCGACGAGTACCTCGACAGCGACGAAGGCAGCGCCGGCGAGGCCCTGGCCAAACTGGGCGGCGCCACCGCGGTCATCTCCACCGTCGGCCACAGCCCCGCCCAGAGCGACCTCATCCAGGGCCTGGCCCCCAACGGCCGCCTGATCGTGATCGCCGCCGACCACGTACCGATCCAGGTCAACCCCGACCTGCTGGTCTTCGGCCGCCGAGGCGTGGCCGGCTGGTACAGCGGCCACGCCAAGGACAGCGAGGAGGCGATGGCCTTCGCTGCCCTCAAGGGCGTGCGGCCCATGGTGGAGACGCACCCGCTGGAGACGGCGGAGACCACGTTCCAGAACATGAGCAAGGCCAAGTACCGTGCGGTGCTGATCCCGTAG
- a CDS encoding GDP-mannose 4,6-dehydratase: protein MSKRALITGVTGQDGSYLAEHLISQGYQVWGLTRGQANPRKDRVSRLIPELQFVDGDLMDQGSLVSAVDEVQPDEVYNLGAISFVPMSWHQPELVTEVNGTGVLRVLEAIRMVSGLNKPAASHATSGQIRFYQASSSEMFGMVAETPQSERTVFHPRSPYGVVKTYGHYITRNYRESYGMYGVSGILFNHESPRRGAEFVTRKISLAVAQIKLGLQEKLCLGNLDAVRDWGFAGDYVRAMHLMLQQDEPDDYVIGTGEMHSVRDAARIAFECVGLDWEQYVVVDPKLVRPAEVETLCADSSSARKKLGWEPEVDFSKLMQMMVESDLNQAQLARDYKAVLAGARW from the coding sequence ATGTCCAAGCGTGCGTTGATCACCGGGGTGACCGGGCAGGACGGGTCATATCTGGCCGAGCACCTGATCTCCCAGGGGTACCAGGTCTGGGGTCTGACGAGAGGTCAGGCCAACCCCCGCAAGGACCGGGTCAGTCGGCTGATCCCGGAACTACAGTTCGTTGACGGCGACTTGATGGACCAAGGCAGCCTGGTGTCCGCGGTGGACGAGGTGCAGCCGGACGAGGTCTACAACCTGGGGGCGATCTCGTTCGTCCCGATGTCCTGGCACCAGCCCGAACTGGTCACCGAGGTCAACGGGACCGGGGTGCTGCGGGTGCTGGAGGCGATCCGGATGGTGAGCGGGCTCAACAAGCCGGCCGCCAGCCACGCGACTTCGGGACAGATCCGGTTCTACCAGGCCTCCTCCTCCGAGATGTTCGGCATGGTGGCCGAGACCCCGCAGTCCGAGCGGACCGTCTTCCACCCGCGCAGCCCGTACGGCGTGGTGAAGACCTATGGGCACTACATCACCCGCAACTACCGCGAGTCCTACGGGATGTACGGCGTCTCGGGGATCCTGTTCAACCACGAGTCGCCGCGCCGTGGTGCGGAGTTCGTGACCAGGAAGATCTCGCTGGCGGTCGCGCAGATCAAGCTCGGCCTGCAGGAGAAGCTCTGCCTGGGCAACCTGGACGCCGTGCGCGACTGGGGCTTCGCCGGGGACTACGTGCGCGCGATGCACCTGATGCTCCAGCAGGACGAGCCGGACGACTACGTGATCGGCACCGGCGAGATGCACTCGGTGCGCGACGCGGCGCGGATCGCGTTCGAGTGCGTGGGGCTGGACTGGGAGCAGTACGTGGTGGTCGATCCGAAGCTGGTGCGGCCAGCGGAGGTGGAGACGCTCTGCGCCGACTCCAGCAGTGCGCGCAAGAAGCTGGGTTGGGAGCCGGAGGTCGACTTCAGCAAGCTGATGCAGATGATGGTCGAATCCGACCTGAACCAGGCACAGTTGGCCCGCGACTACAAGGCGGTGCTCGCGGGGGCGCGTTGGTAG
- a CDS encoding SDR family NAD(P)-dependent oxidoreductase — protein MTLKGKVALVTGSSKGLGRAVALRFAQRGADVVINYARDKAPAEEALAQATASGARAIVVQADVSQVGEIEKLFQAALDAFGKLDIVVANAGVEKVNIPVTEITEDDYDLLFRINTKGPFFVLQAAARHIADGGRIINMASSSTSRPQPGLGLYGTSKSAPKYLVKVLAQEIGHRGVTVNSLLPGPIDGAGIFTGVSDDDPYKRALLDTIPVGRLATAEDVADVAEFLADDRSFFITGEEILMNGGSSN, from the coding sequence ATGACCCTGAAGGGCAAGGTCGCGCTGGTGACCGGCTCCTCGAAAGGGCTCGGCCGAGCCGTCGCACTGCGTTTCGCGCAGCGCGGGGCGGACGTCGTGATCAACTACGCACGGGACAAGGCACCCGCCGAGGAGGCGCTGGCACAGGCCACCGCGAGCGGCGCCCGCGCGATCGTCGTGCAGGCGGACGTCTCACAGGTCGGTGAGATCGAGAAGCTCTTCCAGGCCGCCCTGGACGCCTTCGGCAAGCTCGACATCGTGGTCGCCAACGCGGGCGTCGAGAAGGTCAACATCCCGGTCACCGAGATCACCGAGGACGACTACGACCTGCTGTTCCGGATCAACACCAAGGGACCGTTCTTCGTCCTCCAGGCCGCCGCCCGCCACATCGCCGACGGAGGCAGGATCATCAACATGGCCTCCAGCTCGACCTCCCGCCCCCAGCCAGGCCTCGGCCTCTACGGCACCAGCAAGTCCGCGCCGAAGTACCTGGTGAAGGTGCTCGCGCAGGAGATCGGCCATCGCGGGGTGACGGTCAACTCGCTGCTGCCGGGCCCGATCGACGGCGCTGGCATCTTCACCGGCGTCAGCGACGACGACCCCTACAAGCGGGCGCTGCTGGACACCATCCCCGTCGGCCGACTCGCCACGGCCGAGGACGTCGCGGACGTCGCCGAGTTCCTGGCCGACGACCGGTCGTTCTTCATCACCGGCGAGGAGATCCTGATGAACGGCGGCTCCAGCAACTAG